One stretch of Planococcus sp. PAMC 21323 DNA includes these proteins:
- a CDS encoding MerR family transcriptional regulator, with product MTNRVRRTMPLLPISIVMQLTELTARQIRYYEEHKLINPARTEGNKRMFSLNDVDVLLQIKDYLDQGLNMAGIKKVYEMRSIPENEKAEPKNLSDAQLRQLLHEQLKHQARPFEQGGFRQSDLSRFFH from the coding sequence ATGACAAACCGGGTGCGACGGACGATGCCGCTTCTTCCTATTAGCATAGTTATGCAACTGACGGAATTGACAGCTAGGCAAATACGTTATTACGAAGAGCACAAATTGATTAACCCTGCCCGTACTGAAGGCAATAAACGGATGTTTTCATTAAATGACGTCGATGTCTTACTCCAAATCAAAGATTATTTAGATCAGGGGCTCAATATGGCAGGCATTAAAAAAGTCTATGAAATGAGATCCATTCCCGAAAATGAAAAAGCTGAGCCAAAAAACTTGAGTGATGCTCAGTTACGCCAGTTACTACACGAACAATTGAAGCACCAAGCAAGACCTTTTGAACAAGGTGGCTTTAGACAAAGTGATTTATCCCGTTTCTTTCATTAG
- a CDS encoding methionine gamma-lyase family protein, with protein MLTIIKTIEEKIQKQLQTADEIAFLNQEKVLTAFHNQRVSDHHFNPSTGYGYDDEGRDTLERVYADVFKAEAALVRPQIISGTHAITISLFGVLRPGDELLYLSGKPYDTLDSIVSGGERDTGSLKDFGISYQHIDLNAENKIDWDAAEKAINSKTKVIAIQRSRGYDTRPSFTMEEIKEMIVNIRQLKPNAIVFVDNCYGEFVELQEPIEVGADLIAGSLIKNPGGGLAKIGGYIAGRQDLIEKCGYRMTSPGIGGEAGASLNALPDMYQGFFMAPHVVSQALKGAIFTSALLEDAGMTTTPHWSEKRTDLIQSVSFQTAEQMIAFCQTIQASSPVNAQFKPEPAYMPGYEDDVIMAAGTFVQGSSIELTADGPIRPPYTAFVQGGLTYEHVKIAVLNSVETLKKLKLI; from the coding sequence ATGTTAACAATCATTAAAACAATAGAAGAGAAAATTCAAAAACAACTTCAAACTGCTGATGAAATAGCTTTTTTAAATCAAGAAAAAGTATTAACGGCTTTTCATAATCAACGTGTTAGCGACCATCATTTTAACCCGTCAACAGGCTATGGTTACGATGATGAGGGGCGAGATACTTTAGAGCGAGTTTATGCCGATGTATTTAAAGCAGAAGCGGCACTTGTGCGACCGCAAATTATTTCCGGAACTCATGCAATTACAATATCTTTATTTGGTGTATTGCGTCCGGGAGATGAATTATTGTATCTTTCTGGTAAACCGTACGACACATTAGATTCCATTGTTTCCGGAGGAGAAAGGGATACAGGATCATTAAAAGATTTTGGTATTAGCTATCAGCACATAGACCTTAACGCTGAGAATAAAATTGATTGGGATGCAGCTGAAAAAGCTATTAATAGTAAGACGAAAGTAATTGCCATACAACGTTCGAGAGGTTATGACACGCGTCCATCTTTTACTATGGAAGAAATTAAAGAAATGATTGTTAATATTCGTCAGTTAAAACCAAATGCAATTGTGTTTGTAGATAATTGCTATGGAGAATTTGTTGAACTACAAGAACCGATAGAAGTAGGAGCTGATTTGATCGCAGGCTCTTTAATTAAAAATCCAGGAGGCGGCTTAGCTAAAATAGGTGGATATATAGCGGGTAGACAGGATTTAATCGAGAAATGCGGTTATCGTATGACTTCCCCGGGTATAGGAGGAGAGGCTGGAGCATCTCTCAATGCCTTGCCCGATATGTATCAAGGGTTCTTTATGGCACCTCATGTCGTTTCGCAAGCATTAAAAGGGGCCATCTTTACTTCAGCGCTATTGGAGGATGCAGGCATGACTACAACGCCTCATTGGAGCGAAAAACGCACAGATTTAATCCAATCAGTATCATTTCAAACGGCTGAACAAATGATTGCTTTTTGCCAAACCATACAAGCTAGTTCACCTGTAAACGCACAATTCAAGCCCGAACCGGCGTATATGCCTGGCTATGAAGACGATGTCATTATGGCGGCTGGAACTTTTGTCCAAGGCTCCAGCATAGAATTGACAGCTGATGGTCCAATACGCCCGCCGTATACAGCATTCGTTCAAGGTGGACTTACATATGAACATGTAAAGATTGCGGTGTTAAATTCTGTTGAAACATTAAAAAAATTAAAGTTAATTTAA
- a CDS encoding trimeric intracellular cation channel family protein — translation MAWEVLSAIGTIAFAVSGAIIAMEEEYDIFGVYLLGVVTAFGGGAIRNLLIGVPVSALWEQEFMFQLAFISITIVFLFPHKLLGHWNRWGHFFDAIGLSAFAVQGAIYAVELELPLFAVIVAAVLTGSGGGIIRDMLAGRKPLVLKSEIYAVWAALAGLFISFDSANTDLMLYSLFVLITILRILSYTFKWRLPARKIQIN, via the coding sequence ATGGCTTGGGAAGTACTGAGCGCAATCGGTACGATTGCTTTTGCAGTATCCGGCGCAATTATCGCGATGGAAGAAGAATATGATATTTTCGGCGTGTATCTTCTCGGTGTTGTCACAGCTTTTGGTGGTGGTGCAATCCGAAATTTGTTAATAGGCGTGCCTGTTTCGGCATTGTGGGAACAGGAATTTATGTTTCAATTGGCCTTTATTTCGATCACAATCGTTTTCTTATTTCCACATAAATTGCTCGGTCATTGGAATCGGTGGGGACACTTTTTTGATGCTATTGGATTATCAGCATTTGCTGTTCAAGGAGCCATTTACGCAGTTGAATTAGAATTGCCGCTGTTTGCGGTTATCGTGGCTGCCGTACTAACTGGATCGGGTGGAGGTATCATACGTGATATGTTAGCCGGAAGAAAGCCTCTTGTGTTAAAGTCCGAAATTTATGCTGTTTGGGCAGCATTAGCAGGCTTGTTTATTAGTTTTGATTCAGCTAATACCGATTTAATGCTTTATTCTTTGTTTGTGCTCATAACGATATTACGCATTTTATCGTACACATTTAAATGGAGATTACCGGCTCGAAAAATACAAATTAACTAA
- a CDS encoding rhodanese-like domain-containing protein, protein MKTITTDELQKRVEAGEVVNIIDVREPDEVATGMIPGAKHIPLGEVEERIGELDTEKEYYMICRSGRRSEMSSGILESNNIAATNVEGGMLAWNGETIA, encoded by the coding sequence ATGAAAACTATTACAACAGATGAATTGCAAAAACGCGTAGAAGCTGGCGAAGTAGTAAACATTATCGACGTTCGTGAACCGGATGAAGTAGCAACGGGAATGATTCCAGGGGCTAAACACATACCGCTCGGTGAAGTGGAAGAACGTATTGGAGAACTAGATACTGAAAAAGAATATTATATGATTTGTCGATCAGGTCGCCGCAGTGAAATGTCTAGTGGTATTTTAGAGTCCAATAACATCGCTGCAACAAACGTTGAAGGTGGCATGCTTGCTTGGAATGGGGAAACAATCGCCTAA
- the hfq gene encoding RNA chaperone Hfq, which produces MKPVNIQDVYLNQLRKNNIYVTVFLLNGFQLKGIIKSYDNFTVLVETDGKQQLIYKHAISTFSPAKAVAIEHEE; this is translated from the coding sequence ATGAAACCAGTCAATATTCAGGACGTCTATTTAAATCAGCTTCGTAAAAATAATATTTATGTCACAGTTTTTTTACTTAACGGCTTCCAACTAAAAGGAATTATTAAATCTTACGATAATTTTACGGTATTAGTCGAAACAGATGGCAAACAGCAATTAATTTATAAACATGCGATTTCGACATTCTCCCCAGCAAAAGCTGTAGCAATTGAACACGAAGAATAA
- the miaA gene encoding tRNA (adenosine(37)-N6)-dimethylallyltransferase MiaA — MIDVLAIVGPTASGKTALSLELAKHLNGEIINGDSMQVYRDMTIGTAKILPEEMAGVPHHLIDIKNSEESFSVAEYQKLVREKITEIQSRGNLPIIVGGSGLYVQAVLFDYRFSKEAIDQELRECLNKELEQFGVEWMHKKLLKLDPKSDIHPNNTRRVLRAIEILMSGQQKGDRNLALSPMYNEVIIGLDIPRNVLYERINQRVDEMLERGLVDEVNSLRQKGIRDVQSIQAIGYKEIYSYLDGHWSLDLAVEKLKQNSRKYAKRQFTYFKNKLPILWIDALEKPEKNLQEIISFMQGNDRDCRINKLTENQEPTEK, encoded by the coding sequence ATGATTGATGTATTAGCTATCGTTGGACCAACGGCATCTGGTAAGACTGCCTTAAGTTTAGAGTTAGCAAAGCATCTAAATGGGGAAATTATCAACGGAGACTCTATGCAAGTTTATCGTGATATGACTATTGGAACAGCCAAAATTTTGCCGGAAGAAATGGCGGGGGTTCCTCATCATCTAATCGACATTAAAAATTCTGAGGAAAGTTTTTCGGTGGCTGAGTATCAAAAATTGGTGCGGGAAAAAATTACTGAAATCCAATCACGTGGCAACTTGCCGATTATTGTGGGGGGTTCAGGGCTATATGTGCAGGCAGTATTGTTTGATTATCGATTTTCGAAAGAAGCTATCGATCAAGAGCTTCGTGAGTGTTTAAATAAGGAGTTAGAACAATTTGGTGTTGAATGGATGCATAAAAAATTGCTGAAGTTAGATCCGAAAAGTGATATCCATCCAAATAACACACGACGCGTTTTGCGAGCGATAGAAATACTCATGAGTGGACAGCAAAAAGGAGATCGTAATTTGGCGTTGTCCCCCATGTATAATGAAGTCATTATTGGGCTAGATATTCCAAGAAATGTACTATATGAACGCATTAACCAACGAGTGGATGAAATGTTAGAACGCGGATTAGTCGATGAAGTTAACTCATTACGACAAAAAGGTATTCGAGATGTTCAATCAATCCAAGCAATCGGCTATAAAGAAATATATAGCTATTTAGATGGGCATTGGAGTTTAGATTTAGCTGTAGAAAAGCTTAAGCAAAACTCGCGAAAATACGCAAAGAGACAATTTACGTATTTTAAAAACAAATTGCCGATTTTATGGATCGATGCATTAGAAAAACCTGAAAAAAATCTACAGGAAATAATCTCTTTTATGCAGGGAAATGACAGAGACTGTCGAATAAATAAACTTACGGAAAATCAAGAACCAACAGAGAAATAG
- a CDS encoding alpha/beta hydrolase — protein MKVTKDYMRASDGHELYYECYEPTNPLGHVHIIHGMAEHIERYKEFAEYLVSRGFIVSAHDQRGHGKTAQQNGILGYFADDNGFEQVVEDLHSVIQKVQQKTEELPLVLFGHSMGSFVTRRYLQFHSDTVHRVVLSGTGGDPGVTGKLGKAVAIASAKIYGKQEPSEALGKLTFGNFNKSFEQEGSESAWLSRDKEMVARYEADPLCGFESTNQFYIDLFSGITTVNDPAEVARVRNDLPILLISGAMDPVGDNGKGVFNAAKQFTDAGVSKVKVYLAEDARHELLNEIGRHDYYDVIGDWVCGND, from the coding sequence ATGAAAGTGACAAAAGATTATATGCGCGCTTCTGATGGCCATGAATTATATTATGAATGTTACGAACCAACAAACCCGCTAGGTCATGTCCATATTATTCATGGCATGGCAGAGCACATAGAACGGTACAAAGAATTTGCGGAATACTTAGTGTCACGCGGCTTTATTGTATCAGCGCATGATCAACGAGGTCACGGAAAAACGGCTCAACAAAACGGGATACTCGGCTATTTTGCAGATGATAATGGTTTCGAACAAGTAGTGGAAGACTTGCATTCAGTTATTCAAAAAGTGCAACAAAAAACTGAAGAGTTGCCTCTTGTGTTATTTGGGCATAGTATGGGCTCTTTTGTGACCCGTCGTTACTTACAATTTCATAGCGATACGGTACACCGAGTTGTATTGTCTGGAACGGGTGGAGACCCAGGTGTTACTGGGAAACTCGGGAAAGCAGTAGCAATCGCATCGGCTAAAATATACGGTAAGCAGGAACCGAGCGAAGCGCTTGGCAAACTCACTTTTGGCAATTTCAATAAATCCTTCGAACAAGAAGGTTCTGAATCTGCTTGGTTAAGTCGAGACAAAGAAATGGTAGCGAGATATGAAGCTGATCCACTTTGTGGCTTTGAATCAACCAATCAATTTTATATTGATTTATTTTCAGGAATTACTACGGTTAACGATCCTGCAGAGGTTGCCCGAGTTCGCAATGATTTACCGATTTTACTTATTAGTGGAGCAATGGATCCAGTTGGTGATAATGGTAAAGGTGTTTTCAATGCAGCCAAACAATTTACAGATGCAGGCGTGAGTAAAGTTAAAGTTTATCTTGCGGAAGATGCGAGACACGAGTTGCTAAATGAAATAGGCCGACATGATTACTATGATGTAATTGGAGACTGGGTTTGTGGGAATGATTGA
- the mutL gene encoding DNA mismatch repair endonuclease MutL: MGIIRLMDEPLSNKIAAGEVVERPTSVVKELVENAIDAGSTAIEVLLVEAGLTSIQIIDNGAGMDADDALLSFSRHATSKIANEHDLFRIRTLGFRGEALASIASVSKVTLHTSNGESGTFVQMEGGRLTEHRAGSLRKGTDIKIDQLFFNTPARLKYMKTLQTELGHSIDLLNRFALSYPGIAFKLVHDGRIILQTSGSGEIKRVLADIYGVAIAKKMIPFEGQSHDYKISGYASLPEITRANKNYISLFVNGRWVKHYAIANTVHRAYHTFLPLERQPIVVMNIEGDPYLTDVNVHPAKQQIRLSKEKELMELIHETLRGTISSVVRAPIIDKPKPVKQAPTRQLDLWKSSFTVREPKDVPVQESSEFPVMQKQEKVFGQQHQEKEVMQQETPFSEQTTSVQEYEEEPDDGPQFPELEVVGQIHGTYIVAQSNDGFYLVDQHAAQERIKYEYFREKVGDIDSNERQALLLPLTFHYSRDEALRLKDHLTVLSDSGVFLEEFGDTSFIVREYPTWFPKGFEQEVIEDLIEQILTERKVDVKKLREDAAIMMSCKRSIKANHFLQKHEMERLLIDLKKAEQPFTCPHGRPVIIHFKTYDVEKMFKRVMN; encoded by the coding sequence ATGGGCATCATTCGATTGATGGACGAACCTCTATCCAATAAAATAGCTGCTGGTGAAGTAGTTGAAAGACCGACTTCTGTCGTTAAAGAATTAGTAGAAAATGCGATTGATGCAGGGAGTACGGCCATTGAAGTATTGCTTGTTGAAGCAGGACTGACTTCAATTCAAATAATCGATAACGGGGCTGGAATGGATGCAGATGATGCATTATTGTCATTTTCGCGGCACGCAACTAGTAAGATCGCGAACGAACACGATTTGTTCCGAATTCGGACGCTTGGATTCCGCGGTGAAGCTTTGGCGAGTATCGCATCAGTATCGAAAGTGACGTTGCATACCTCAAACGGTGAAAGTGGTACATTTGTACAAATGGAGGGTGGCCGTCTAACTGAACATCGTGCGGGGTCTCTTAGAAAAGGAACGGACATAAAAATAGATCAGTTGTTCTTTAATACACCTGCACGTTTAAAGTATATGAAAACCTTGCAGACTGAATTGGGTCATTCAATTGATTTATTAAACCGCTTTGCATTAAGTTATCCAGGGATTGCGTTTAAACTGGTACATGACGGAAGAATTATTTTACAAACTTCTGGCAGTGGAGAAATTAAACGTGTGTTGGCAGATATTTATGGAGTGGCAATTGCTAAGAAAATGATTCCGTTCGAAGGGCAATCTCATGATTACAAAATATCGGGGTATGCTTCACTTCCTGAAATTACACGTGCCAATAAAAATTACATTTCGTTATTTGTGAATGGCCGTTGGGTAAAGCATTACGCGATTGCCAACACAGTTCATAGAGCCTATCATACGTTTTTACCATTAGAGCGCCAGCCAATTGTTGTCATGAATATTGAAGGAGATCCCTATTTAACTGATGTCAATGTACATCCAGCGAAACAGCAAATTCGCTTAAGTAAAGAAAAAGAATTGATGGAACTTATCCATGAAACGCTTCGCGGAACAATTAGTTCGGTAGTTCGTGCGCCAATTATTGATAAACCGAAACCGGTCAAACAAGCACCGACAAGGCAATTGGATTTATGGAAAAGCTCGTTTACTGTTCGAGAACCAAAAGATGTGCCTGTTCAGGAATCTTCAGAGTTTCCGGTTATGCAAAAGCAAGAAAAGGTATTTGGGCAACAGCATCAAGAAAAAGAAGTTATGCAACAAGAAACGCCATTTTCCGAACAAACAACTTCGGTACAAGAGTATGAGGAAGAGCCAGATGATGGTCCACAATTCCCAGAACTTGAAGTCGTTGGTCAAATTCATGGAACGTATATCGTGGCGCAAAGTAACGATGGATTTTATTTGGTCGACCAACATGCAGCACAGGAACGGATTAAATACGAATACTTCCGAGAAAAAGTAGGAGATATCGATAGCAATGAACGACAAGCATTGTTATTGCCGCTAACGTTCCACTATAGCCGAGATGAAGCTTTGAGGTTAAAAGATCATTTGACTGTTCTTTCCGATAGTGGTGTCTTTCTAGAAGAGTTTGGCGACACTTCGTTTATTGTCCGTGAATACCCGACTTGGTTTCCAAAAGGTTTTGAACAAGAAGTTATTGAAGATTTAATCGAACAAATTTTGACAGAGCGAAAAGTCGATGTAAAGAAATTACGTGAAGATGCTGCGATAATGATGAGCTGTAAACGGTCGATCAAAGCAAATCACTTTCTGCAAAAACATGAAATGGAACGGTTATTAATAGATTTGAAAAAAGCGGAACAGCCATTTACTTGTCCGCATGGTCGTCCGGTTATTATTCATTTTAAAACCTATGATGTTGAAAAAATGTTCAAACGTGTAATGAATTAA
- the mutS gene encoding DNA mismatch repair protein MutS gives MAPTPMMQQYFQVKSEYLDAFLFFRLGDFYELFYDDAIKASQLLEITLTARGGSGDDRIPMCGVPHHAAKNYIDQLILKGHKVAICEQVEDPKMTKGVVKREVVRLITPGTHTEGKSVDSKSNVFLAAADELSDGFALSYVDISTGESTATYIMGTEKALLQELRSLSIRELVVSEQLFVLLTEEEQDLVLSIETMEDAYKMDASLTVDCPEDLQTSCHRLMTYIARTQKQSLDHIQSFSYKENTQLLSIDFHSKRNLELLQSIRGNETKGTLLWLLDETMTAMGSRKLKQWLHQPLANKRMIEERQQMVEALIEQYFVRVELQGLLKEVYDLERLSGRIAFGSASGRDLAQLRSSLEKVPMLIEELANSGDTALHEFGEKLDRCVEVCELLQAISENPPLSSKEGGVIRDGFHEKLDEFRDASRNGKDWIAELEQKERKLTGIKSLKIGYNRIFGYYIEISKANMHLADLERYDRKQTLANAERYTTPELKEKEALILTAEEESLALEYNLFVAIRDEVKQYISRIQRLASSLSGLDVFLSFANVAEKYRFVKPDFNDTNEISIIEGRHPVVEKMLNKQQYVPNDCVLAENQNMLLITGPNMSGKSTYMRQVALTIVLAQIGSYVPAESANLPIVDQIFTRIGAADDLVSGQSTFMVEMLESQYAITHATKNSLLLFDEIGRGTSTYDGMALAQSMIEYIHREIGANTLFSTHYHELTALENSLEKLHNVHVAAMEQSGKVVFLHKVKKGPADKSYGIHVAELANLPEPILARARELLKTFEQDKKQQPKTIEQLSFFDEADTEKDEILQTIKDVQVSSMTPLQALQMINDLQEKLNQ, from the coding sequence ATGGCACCGACACCAATGATGCAACAATATTTTCAAGTGAAATCCGAATACTTGGATGCTTTTTTGTTTTTCCGCTTAGGCGATTTTTATGAATTGTTTTATGATGATGCGATCAAAGCGTCACAATTACTAGAAATCACGTTAACAGCACGTGGAGGAAGTGGCGATGACCGGATTCCGATGTGCGGCGTGCCTCACCATGCGGCTAAAAACTATATTGATCAACTAATTTTAAAAGGTCATAAAGTAGCCATTTGTGAACAAGTAGAAGATCCAAAAATGACTAAAGGCGTGGTGAAACGGGAAGTTGTCCGCTTAATAACACCTGGAACACATACAGAAGGAAAAAGCGTCGATTCCAAATCAAATGTCTTTTTAGCAGCAGCTGATGAATTATCAGATGGCTTTGCTTTGTCATATGTGGATATTAGTACAGGTGAATCTACAGCGACATACATAATGGGAACTGAAAAAGCATTGTTACAGGAGTTGCGCTCTTTGAGCATTCGTGAATTAGTAGTTTCAGAACAATTGTTTGTCTTGTTGACTGAAGAAGAGCAAGATCTAGTCCTGTCGATTGAAACAATGGAAGATGCTTATAAAATGGATGCATCTTTGACTGTGGACTGCCCAGAAGATTTACAAACAAGTTGTCACCGATTGATGACGTATATTGCTCGTACCCAAAAACAATCGTTAGATCATATCCAGTCATTTTCATATAAAGAAAACACTCAATTATTAAGCATTGATTTTCATTCCAAACGAAATTTGGAATTGTTGCAATCTATTCGTGGCAATGAAACAAAAGGAACTTTACTGTGGCTGTTAGATGAAACAATGACAGCAATGGGAAGTCGCAAATTAAAACAATGGTTGCATCAGCCGTTAGCGAATAAACGCATGATTGAAGAGCGCCAGCAAATGGTCGAAGCGTTAATCGAGCAGTATTTCGTGCGTGTAGAGCTTCAAGGCTTGTTAAAAGAAGTTTATGACCTAGAACGTCTTTCCGGACGTATCGCCTTCGGCAGCGCTAGTGGGAGAGATTTAGCGCAGCTTCGCAGTTCTCTCGAGAAAGTACCGATGTTAATCGAAGAGTTGGCGAATTCTGGCGATACGGCTCTACATGAATTTGGGGAGAAATTAGATCGCTGTGTTGAAGTGTGTGAATTATTGCAAGCAATTAGTGAAAATCCACCCCTATCTTCAAAAGAAGGCGGTGTAATTCGAGATGGTTTCCATGAGAAACTAGATGAATTCCGAGATGCTTCGCGTAATGGAAAAGACTGGATTGCTGAACTTGAACAAAAAGAACGCAAATTAACCGGTATCAAATCATTGAAAATTGGCTATAACCGTATTTTTGGTTATTATATTGAAATTTCAAAAGCCAATATGCATTTAGCAGATTTAGAGCGCTATGACCGAAAACAAACATTAGCAAATGCAGAACGTTACACTACTCCTGAATTAAAAGAAAAAGAAGCTTTGATCTTAACCGCTGAAGAAGAAAGTTTAGCACTTGAATATAATTTATTTGTAGCGATTCGAGATGAAGTAAAACAATATATTTCACGCATTCAACGCCTAGCTTCTTCACTTAGTGGATTAGATGTCTTTTTAAGTTTTGCCAATGTGGCAGAAAAATATCGTTTTGTAAAACCTGATTTTAACGATACGAACGAAATATCCATCATTGAAGGTCGACATCCCGTAGTAGAAAAAATGCTTAACAAACAACAATATGTACCAAATGACTGTGTACTAGCTGAAAATCAAAATATGCTACTCATTACAGGACCAAATATGTCGGGTAAAAGTACGTATATGCGTCAAGTTGCATTAACAATCGTATTAGCTCAAATTGGTAGTTACGTACCTGCTGAATCTGCTAATTTACCGATTGTCGATCAAATTTTCACGCGTATAGGAGCGGCTGATGACTTAGTTTCTGGGCAAAGTACCTTTATGGTCGAAATGCTCGAATCGCAATATGCCATTACCCATGCAACGAAAAACAGCTTATTATTGTTTGATGAAATTGGCCGTGGAACTTCAACTTATGACGGCATGGCTTTAGCACAATCAATGATTGAATATATTCATCGAGAGATTGGCGCAAATACATTATTTTCAACACATTATCATGAGCTGACCGCATTAGAAAATTCACTAGAGAAACTTCACAATGTCCACGTAGCAGCAATGGAGCAGTCGGGCAAAGTGGTGTTTCTGCATAAAGTAAAAAAAGGTCCAGCTGATAAAAGTTACGGAATTCACGTTGCAGAGTTGGCCAATTTACCTGAACCAATTCTTGCGCGTGCACGAGAATTATTGAAAACCTTTGAACAAGATAAAAAACAGCAACCTAAAACAATAGAACAATTATCATTTTTTGATGAAGCGGATACAGAAAAGGACGAAATTCTACAAACGATTAAAGACGTACAAGTGTCTTCGATGACACCGCTTCAAGCCTTGCAAATGATCAATGACTTGCAAGAGAAGTTAAACCAATAA
- a CDS encoding RicAFT regulatory complex protein RicA family protein has product MTYTKQEIVDKAREVADMIAATEEVDFFKRAEAQINENQQIREKIASLKSLQKQAVNFQAYGKERALNLIEGKISKIEEEIDAVPIVQEFKQSQSDVNSLLQMVSTAIANQVTNNIITETGGDLLRGETGSKVRNDKPGSCG; this is encoded by the coding sequence ATGACGTATACAAAACAAGAAATCGTCGACAAAGCACGCGAAGTCGCAGATATGATCGCAGCAACAGAAGAAGTGGATTTCTTTAAACGTGCAGAAGCACAAATTAACGAAAACCAACAAATTCGTGAAAAAATTGCTAGCCTGAAAAGCCTTCAAAAACAAGCTGTAAACTTCCAAGCCTATGGCAAAGAACGTGCATTGAATTTGATCGAAGGCAAAATTTCTAAGATTGAAGAAGAAATTGACGCAGTGCCAATCGTTCAAGAATTCAAGCAATCTCAAAGCGACGTCAACTCATTGTTGCAAATGGTATCGACAGCAATCGCTAACCAAGTAACAAACAACATCATCACTGAAACAGGTGGCGACTTGTTACGTGGCGAAACAGGATCAAAAGTCCGCAACGACAAACCAGGAAGCTGCGGGTAA